The genome window TTGCTCCCAGATGCTTGCATGTACCCCTCCTTTCTCACTGTGATCACTCCTTGCAATGAACTCCTTGCAGAATTGGGATACATCAGTTTCAAAAACGAGGTGGAGATTTGTGTAACTGAGTGTATTGGAAagagagtcatagaatcatttaggttggaaaagaccttcaagatcattggagtccaaccatcaaccatgcccactaaaccatgtcctgaagtaccccgtctactcgctttttgaatacctccagggatggcgactcaaccacttccctgggcagcctattccaatgtctgaaATGGCACAACGTGGTTGCATAAACTTGGAATTGAAGCAGGGAGCCTACTTGGATCAGTAACAAGCATGAAACATCAGGTTGTGATGGCAAGAAAAGAATTCTAGTTACCTGATTATCAGAACAATTTTGTACAGCATATAGGTCTCTCTGAGACTTAAATTTTGACAGAGCTTGAGTTTACTTAAATGCAGGAGTGCAAGGAGATCCTTATATAAGGTGATGTAAGTAGATTGTGAAATAATCTTTTGGTGGCTAAGACTTTGCTGCTATTGAACAGGTAGTAAAGTTATGGTATTTTACAAAAGCacatcatttttattaaatcatgAGGGTGTACACAGCTAGTTAAATGTTTTATGATGTTTCACCTGCTGTTGTAGACTGTTTCCTGATTACTGGTATTTGCAAAGAACGAAAGAGGCTGTAGGACTTGTGTGCAGATACTGTGTTGTGCTGAGCCAACCATCAGTACAGCTCCAGCAGTGCATGTTGCTTTTGTATAAGAATTATGTGCCTgttcagaaaaccaaaaatacaaGGCATCTGAGAAAAACCTGCTAGGCTaggttttctttgtaaaatgacCCTCGAGCTGGGGCAGATCCACAGAGGCATTTAAGCTCCTAACTCCCATCTGGGTAACAAAAATTGCCTTGAAATATGGGGGGAGTTAGAaatcaaatatatatttctgaTAAACGTTACCCTGTTACACAGATCATTGAGAAGAATTGTAGTGCTgcctttaaagaaatatatttagaatTGCTCTTGGGAAATCTCTTAATAGAGCTggcacaagaaaataaacatctaCTGAAAGCTTGTAGAGAGGCTGTGTGTCTATTCTTCACATCCtttccatcttgccattttcttttgttaaattcttcttccttctgtttgcaTGTTGTTACCGTTAACACAGCTTTTACtatatagcattaaaaaaaaaaaaatccaggcttTTACAGTTGAATATAACTCCTTGTACAGCTACAGAGCAGTACAGCTTTCCAGTACTCCATCACAAATCTCAGTTTGGTGGTGTAGGCAGTGAgatgaaaataataaaccaaGAGGGATTCTATAGTATCTAAATCAGGGCAACAGAAAAAGCTACTAATATTTTGCCTGCAGTTGAAGTAGGTAAACAGAAGGAATaaagggatggggaatgggtgGGATTAGCACAAAGCAAATAAGGTCTTGACTTGCTTGCTTGACTCTTATCGTTTGTATTAAAAGATATGTTCCTCAGGAAGTAGCCATTAACCTACCAACAAGGACTGCAGAAGTCACTGCTAGTTGGCTCTGTTTAGTCTTTAACCCTATCACCATCATTGCTGGTTTCTTAGCAGATACTCAGAATAACAAGGGGGATGGCAGCAAACCGCGGTTTTACCATGTAGTAAAAGCAACTGGGGATGGACCTGACGAGGATAGCAGTGTTAAGGGTTCTGAGGACAAGTACACAATTAAGTGTGATATTTCAAGTGGCCAAAACTCTGCACAATGCTGTGTTCTTCAGTTGGCACCAAACCAATGCCTCTTTACGGTCTTTAGGAGCACTGTGGCTAAGAGTGACTTTGCGGAAGAAATACGATCCTGATGGATTTCAGTTATTCAGGTGTCCCATGGCATGATACCATAAATCTCTTACTGTTGATACTTTCTCTCAGTTCCACCTCTATTTAAATACATGTGATGTATCACTTAGAAGTTTCCCCAAATGAATAATCTCCTTACTGAAATTAAGTGAAGAGAGAACATGCTTGAATATTCAAAGACCTTCCcgtaaaaaagaaaataagtaaacttaagaaaaaagcttATGGTATAGCTGGGGCTTTTTACGCTATTTCTGGAAGACTGAGGAGCTTTACAGTTTTAATTTGCCATCCTTCACAGCTAAATGTTCCTCCTAGTCTTGTCTTTCCTGTTTACTCCCACAACTGGGTAGGACACATGGATAGTTGtgcccccaccccctttttgtttcaaagggAAGGGTGATGCCTGCCTTGCCATGCCAAGGGAGCTGTGCCTGTGCTTAATGATCATGCTGTGATATCTGCTGCTACCTTATCCTCCTcacactgctgcttctcagaaaaacatcttGAGAATTGGGTTTCACAATAAATGCAACATGCTTATGAGAAATAAACTGGGAATATgttgggatttttcttttgtgaaacaAATTTCCTTGCAAATAAGAGGTGTTCTTCAGTGAGGAGAAAATGAGCATGTGATCGCTTATGTTCTTGTAGTCTACAAGACAGACTGtagcttttccagttttctttttacaataaagaagtgttgggtttttttagtctTCAGATAAAAGGTTGGATTAAATCAATCCAAAACAGTGATGCAGGGTGCCCACAGAAACCTAGCATTGCAGTAAAGCTAAGCTGAACAGCATATTTaacatattcattatttctaTACAAGAAATTAAGTTATTTTGTTGTTTCCCTGTCCCCCCTGTCCCATttgccccctccccccttttttttttaagcactatGGATAAGCTTTGAAACTAGAGGAATGTGGGAAGGCTCTTCATCGCAAGATTAAAGCAGAAAACCCTTAGCTCTAAATTACCATGCAGCAAAGAAAGTAGCTGAGCTGGTTTGGCAGCTCTGTTATAATTGgttattattttgctgtttaagGTTAAGCCTAAAGTGTAAGAATTAATCTTTCAGGGTTCTGACAAGGGAATgtaaaaattatgcaaatagAATGCTGTGGTGACAATTACAACAGGCAGACTTCAGCCTTGGAGTCAACATGTAAAAATGTGCAAGTGGCTCACAGAAACTGTCCCCAGTTTGTACCTTAATCACTCCATCCTAACATAGGAGGCTTAAATGATCATAAGGATGTATTTAACCATATTTTTTTACAGGAGGGGGTATAATTGTCCCTTAAATTctccatatttttaaagggtCTTTACGTCACAATTCTTTGCACAGTCAGAGTAAACTGTGATCCTTGGAGTGATCAAAGATGTGGAAAACGAGGATTTAGCAGTTACTTTGtctattttaagatattttaaaaaaatatttatgtaattagACATGCAAACAAATGCTCAGTGTATCTATTCTATcatctttttcactgaaatcagagaATTTATTTCCATATGCCCTTTGCCAGATAAAGATCTGTATAAACTTGAGTCGTCTTACCACATTTTGCATCTGCTTAAATCATTGCAGGAGAAGATGAACGAGATATTGTATTTACCTCCTTATGTGAGAATCCAGTTGCTCATGTAATTGGatagaatgttttaaaatttgcctTTGAGTTGAGAGCAGTTTTGAAGCATTTCAGGCTAGAAGGGAACTTCTATAAAAATGCTGACTTCTGGGTTTAAAAGGACATGTCCACATTGGTCCTAGATAAAACATTACTGCAGCTATACCATAAATATGGGTAATAGCCTTGGTTTGAGACTTGGTAGTAGAAGTGGCCTGCTGTCTCTTTCCAGTAGGCTTCCTCAGAATCATTGAGAATCTCTTCACTAGTAGTCACGCACTCTGTGGTGAGCCACAGAAGAGAGACATTAAACCAGTTAAGGAAGAGCTTGCAGAAGTAAAGATGTCATTATTTGGTACATCTTCTAATATGGAAATACTTCTGTAGAACTATGACTAatagtttgggggggggggttgtatgtttgtttcttttaaaatacttttttttttttcctcttcgaATTTTTTCTTAGACCTTAGTAATGTCATGAATTCCACCCCAAATCTAAAGGCTGTGAATGGGAAAGCTGAAAGTAGTGATAGTGGAGCAGAATCAGAAGAAGAAGGGCTtcatgaagaggaagaaaaagaactgcaGCTAAATGGAAAGGGTATGTTTTCTGCACTTGGACCATTGTCTCTTCCAAAGTTATTCTTAACCACCTAAGTGGCAGAAAATCCCAAAGGATCATGAATGCTGTACTTCAGGAGAACTAGATGCAAATACCCATGGATGTGTGGTAAAAAATGGCAGCATCGCAACCTGGGTTATAAGATTTAGAACTAGTACAAATTTGTGAACTATGCCATACAATTTTTGACTCAGCTAGAAAGTTCTATTGGTAGGTTAGCTAAAAGTCTATACCCTGTATTGTTTTAGGTTTTGTTGCCAGTGCTGTTTGTAAGAGCTGTGAATGGCTACGTGGGCTGTAACAGTGTCACTgaaatcacttttctttttccagagaaaataaaacagaactttCAGTGAGATTTGTTGAGGGGGTCCATAAAGTTTTGAGAAATACCAGCATCAAGTGAAAACGGAAtgaaattacatatttaaaattctatacaggttttttcctccaaggaCATTAggattattatttaatttatcaGAGAGGCTTACTTTGGATTTGCTTacttatgttttaaatatcatCTGCTctttatgcaaattaaattttatatttacacTTACTACAAGAACAGAACAATCCCTATGAATGTGAATCTAGGagcatttatatattttgttctgCAGACACGTTGTACATACAGTCCATTAGAAAGTTAGCTACTTAAAGAAATAGGTTTTGAGCTATTAGGTGCATAGCTTTCTATTTGCAAggttttcttgttgttttaCAGACTATAAGAATGTGAAACCAGAATCAGCAGCTGCTAAGGATTTGGAAAGTATTGTTACTAATGGCTGTTACAAGGACAGCTTTATCCCAGATATGCAGAATGGCATCCAGACCAAATCTGCCCTGAATGGCTTGAACctggaggaagaaataaagaaaatggagcCAAGCCTAGAAATAGCTAATAACAGTGCTCACCAAGGTATTGTCCTTGCAAGACCACGTTTTCGTTTGCACGTGTTTgtcatggaaaatatttcttttcttgaaagctTAATCCTGGGATTCAGAGACTAGCAATGGTGTCTTTCAGTTTTAGAAACCTAAAGAAAgaatactcaaaaaaaaaaaaaccaaccagatTTAATACCAGTTTAAAATAAGGCTTTCTTTCAGGATGtcctacagaaagagaaatgaattcAGAGACAGAGAGGCcccaaaccacagaaatacaattgttttcttttaaaattattatactACCTATGCAAATACTATTTGCCTTTGAAAGCTAGTTTgtagtgaaatgaaaaatcttaTTTGTCATTCTCAAAGGCTGAACATATTATAAACTCCAGTTTGTTGAAACTGAAGTGTAAATATGTCTTTTGAAAACTAACAGATAACTTTAGGCAAAACTGCTTTATACTGAGCTTAGGAGGGAGAGTGGAATGAACaaggtaaaattaaaattatcgACTTATAATGCAGAAATGCCAATATGAGGTATAGTTTTCCCATTAGGAAAAGTTTTATGTAATTCCTATATTAATATAACTTCTTTATTTAGAATCTAACTTTAGGATGACAATCATAGGTAAAAGGGGGATGAGCTGAAGCTCACCGAGACTTTTTAACTCATTGTTTTAGTCTTTGCCAGGATTGGCTCACATTTACAAAGTATGTGTCCTTTCCATACAGGCGCAAATGAAGAGAATACTGAAGAGGTCTCAGCAACTCAGCACTTAACCAGTGATTCAGACAGTGAAGTTTATTGTGACTCTATGGAACAACTTGGACTAGAAGAGGTAGGGGCTTAGTATTCCTAGGTGTATTTTGAAACTggtatgcttatttttaaatagattccTATCTGTCCGGTGAACCTGGACATGCAGAGGTGAATGAAGTAACTCAGGCATACCTTTCTCCTGTTTGGACTgctgttttttgttctttttattgtcAGTCTTTTACAACTTGGTTACTACTGGTCTAAAAGCCTTGAAATTTTTGCCCTTAGTGAATGTGAGGGGAAGGTAGCAAAAACAACAGTACAAAGAAACTAAGGGCTGTGTTCCCAAATTAATTTAGGGTCTCCTAACATATGTAGGGACCAGAATCCAGCTATCTCTAAGAAGCAGGGAGTATATTTGTAACAATGAGCTTTTTGCATGCTCTTTTTCTGGCCTGATGAATCCTGCATTTGTTTCTTAGAATACATAAAAAGTAAGCCTTAGCAGGTGGCCTGTAGGCCAGTGCCTGAAAGTGGCCTAAGTCTAAAGAAAGTGGGAGGTGACTGATTTCTGGGTTCTCTTGTACTCTCGGCCATAATGTACATCCCCGACTTTCATATATAAGGTGGGCACCAACTGTGCTGGCTTAGTTTTGACTGAATTTGTGCTCCTGCTCATTGTATTAACTGTAGTCTTAGTTGACTTACTGGTTTGGACCTTCTTCAGGGGTTCAGTTTAAGTGTAGACTTGGTAGATTATACTCAAACGTCTAGTTTCCTGATGCTGGGGAGGAATGTGTGAATGATGCACGGGATCAGAAAGACCAGTAAGCACTCTAATATTGCATCATTCTCTTGTCTAGCTGTTTCCTGAGGATCTAGAGAATTCCTTTTAGTGAATCAAAATTTTACCCAGTAATGAAGCATGTTGGGCAAGGTGATTTGGTAGAAGAGCTGCAAGCTGTCTTATCTAGGTGATTTCCCAATCATCTTGTGTATTGTTCAAGCTTGTTTAAGATTCTTTAATTGAAGCACGTGGATAATTTGTCAGAATTTCCCAACCCGCGTGAGAGAAGCTCTAGTTTTgaacaaaataacaaatattcaggtatatgtaaataaatgtacAAGTAGAACTACAGATGGATCAATTCAAACTAGAAGAGGTTcatttaaagaattaaatacagctttttattgGAAAAGTTGTAGCAAACACTCTGTCCTTCAGTTCTGATGATACAGGTTTATGaacttgtcctagtttcagctgggatagagttaactgtcttcctagtagctggtacggtgctatgttttgagttcagtatgagaagaatgttgataacactgatgttttcagttgctgctagtagtgtttagactaatgtcaaggatttttcagcttctcatgcccagccagcgagaaagctggaggggcacaagaagttggcacaggacacagccagggcagctgacccaaactggccaacagggtattccataccatatgacgtcccatctagtataggaactgggaagtgggggcggggaatcgccgctcgggggactagctgggtgccggtcggcgggtggtgagcaattgcactgcgcatcatttgtacattccaatcctttcattattgctgttgtcattttattagtgttatcattatcattatccgtttcttcttttctgttctattaaactgttcttatctcaacccgtgggttttgcttctttttcccgattttctcccccatcccactgggtgggggggggagtgagtgagcggctgcgtggtgcttagttgctggctggggttaaaccacgacagaacTGCTATTTGACAAATGGGGTTTTGGCAGCAGTTCCCATTTCTTTGCCCCTCCTTTAGGTTATTTTGGCTTTTTCGTGGAGTTATTTTTCAGCTAGCTGAGGTCCCTAGTCTGCTTCAGCATATTCTTGTTCAAGTGCTTGTCCTTGCACTGAACAAAGGGTTGCTTGAACCACCTTCAGGCAGTCCTGTTGCAGAATGTGTAATTGTGACCTGATCAATGTGTATGTCAtccatttttaatatcttcttaCAGTACCACCAATTTTGACTGTGAAGTTGATAGAATACTAtgcctttcttttgtttggtgAGAGGTACAGGGTACAGCCAAGCTGTTTTGAACAGGTTGATAATAAGCAACGTGATCTCTTTGCTGTGGGTGTAAACACTGCCTACTCAAGGTTGCTAACAGCACGTGACTTTTGACAGTGTGGCTCACAAATCCATGTTAGGATACCACTTCACTGTCTAGGAGGCAAAGCCaattttacaaaggaaaaccGAACATTTTCAGATCTTAATGTTCTATTTTAGTGATTACTGAGTATTACTGTATGCTGGAAATATCTAAAGTAATTCCAAGTAAGTGGTATCACTGTTTCAAGGATATTTGCCTCAAATGCCTTTTCAATCTGTAAAGGGCATTTAGACAATAGTAGGCACATTCTACAGGAAAACAACTGCTCCTGTTAAAAGTCTTAATTCTGGGCAAGCTATTTTCTTAAAGTGAAAGTAGAGATgatgcttcttcctttttattggtTAACTGtcacattttacagaatttaaTTACTTGCTAATGTTAATTTGTAGCCCTTGGAGATCATCACTTCAGCTAAAGGATCTTTAAAGCATTCATCCCATTTCTTGGATGTAGATCACAGTCTTCTGTTAGAAAATACGGATTTTCCAAGGCGCACTTGTATGACTTACGGGAATCTCCAACCTGGAAACACTGTAGAGGGAGTAGCTCAAGAACAAGGTGAAGTCAAGTGTGGAGGAGAAGATGGCAAAGCCAGTAATGGGGGCCCTCACAAGGAGAAGAAGGGTGGAGAAAAGGCGGATTTCTACAGTGTCAGAAGAGGGAGAGGTACTGTGCATGCTGCTTTTGTGTCCCCCACTCTCCTGACTGCCATAAGTTACTGGTGCCTGAGAAGCACTTGTCAACATTGTCCAGTAAGATAGTCATGCTCTATGGTGCTTCTGTCCTTCACACTAAAAATAGTTAACAAAATCCTAATTACAGTGGGTAGCAATCAGTTTTGTCTTcagagtatttatttaattcataATAAGTATTACAAAAGGATTTTCCTGGGCTATGGATATCTTGTTTGAGTATAttggtttcttctgttttggcTTACCTTaaactccagctgctgtttaTGGCATGTGTCTTTTTAGAAATGTAATCTTCAAAACCTGTCTGTGCATGAGAAGAGTTTCTTTACAagttatgtatttatttttcgATGCATATGCATTTATACCTCTGTGGTCTTATTTGAGACCATGGAACATCTTGGAAAGGTATCAGTGACACATTGTTTTCTATATAATTGGAGTGTTAGCCACAGCTTTGAGTGATTCTGATACTGTCTATTATGATTCTTAAAACTTAATGATTCTTAATCACATTAATAGTCCAATTTATAGTTCAATTTATGTTGGACCTCTGCTCTTTTTAATTCCGTAATACTTCTAATACTGTACTTCTAATACTGTCACCTAGGAGCAGCACCATATTCCAGTGGTATGATCTGTAAAGTCAAggataaagtttatttttcttgaactaaacaataaaaagccagaaagtattttatttatatatagcaTGCCTTTTTGTGTGGCACCTATATGTAATCAGATGCAAAACTTAAAAAGGAAATCCAAATATAACATTTATGTTGAAAACTATTATGAAGAATGTATTATAGTTTAAccatcttcccttctctcttttgttgttttatttacatttgctACTTGCAGGCAGAAACACAATAGGCTAGCTGTATATAGTTTAAAGGAGTATTGCAAGTTACAAACAATTATCTTTTCTCATCACTCTATTCCAGTGTTGTGAGTGTTGGAGTGTTGGAGACTGTGCCAAACTTAAAACACACCTACCTTTGATAATAAGACAGATCTGACTTTCTTTCTGCTAGGGCAGAATTTACTGCTGAACTTGACTGGATGTGAATTAATCATTTTTTGCTAAATGTTTATGCAGTTCTAGGACCTTGAATGATACTGTCACACTGAGGCTGCAGGGAAACATCTCACATGATGTTGCAGTAACCTCCCAGTGCTTTTGAACTGTCTGAATATAATCTATGATTAGGAGTACAACACTCAGTTTGGGAGAAAACTGAACTGTTCAAATCAAACACTTTCAGTAGAGTTGGTAGCCCATTCTGTGCttttatatatctattttttctccctcaaaatAGGTCATAGACTTCAGCCTCTAGGAGATGGGTCACAAGGTGGACAGATGGGTAGTGGAGGCGATGGAGAGCGCTGGGGATCAGACAGAGGACCCAGGGGTAGCCTCAATGAGCAGATTGCAGTAGTGCTGATGCGGTTGCAAGAAGACATGCAGAATGTCCTTCAGAGGTTGCATATGCTGGAGGCGGTTACAGCATCACAGGTATTATTCATTGAAGTTATTtgattactttttatttccttggatATTTTTACGctttcagattaaaattttaGTCAGTGTTTTCTTAAACTGTGAAGACATTTCAGTTATATTCTGTAGTTTATTCCAGCTTAGAATTTCTTATTGGTACCTACTCTCAGGAACACAATTCAGGACACTGCTACATGTGAgcaaaaacatgcattttgacCTAGAAATTAACTGAATATTATTCTTATTGATTTCTGATCAGACTAATCTTAGCCATAGTTATTGATACACATTACATAGTTGCTATATGGAGAGTCTATAGTTAATGTTAGTAATACATGATCCCAGATAAGTTCTTCATCAGTAGATCTCAAACCATTTTCAAAGGAAGTGAGAAATTATCTTAATCTTCCAGACTGGTAAATGTTTGTAGGCAGAACTTCCAATTCCATTTTTCAGTTAGCAGAAGACTGATTCTTCATAGCATTCTTTCCCCATGAAGTAATCCAGCTTTCTTGGAATTTCACATCATGTATACAAGATAGGCAAAAGAAATCTTAAGCAAGTGTAGATACTTATCAATGTggtgtttctctttccttctgtttcaatgGCAATACTGTATATTCGGGAAAACAGAATATGCTGTGAATATAGTTGAACCAGCAACctaaaaatgtttggttttgtttgactTGCTGATAAATTTTATCTACCTGAGAATTAGAGCTGTACAAGCAGTATTCTATGGGATGCACATACTCCAAATCTAAGGCAGCCAGGGAAAAGGATTTATTAAAACCATGACTTCGCTCTGTCACAGCTATTTGAGGATCTGATGTTCGGATAcagattgatttttctttttttgcctgagCAATATATGAAGATATAGTAAAAGATTCTTCTCCAGCAGTTCATTCTGTGCTTGCTACCCTTACctaaagagaaacagaagcttcTGTTTCACACTTATGTAAATTAAGAAAGACCTAGAAAACtgactgctttgtttttgtgaaAGCACCACAATAGTGCATGGGAGTAGTCTTGAAAAGTTTCTGgtacttctcattttctggatTGCCTGGAAGATTTGGaacagagtattttctttcctttatgcTGTTAGACATGCCTATAGCTGTAGCTCAGGGCAGACTAAAACAGTGCATTTTTGCCTTTGTATAGACTAGTGTTGAAACATGTAATCATGCAAATTAAGCTGCTGAGATTTCTACTCTTGTGTTGCAACTGCTGGGACTGGACCAGAGTTCAGGAAGTTGCGATGACAAGTTGGGCAGGTGGGGCTTGAAAAACTGTAAAGAGGTCCAATAAGTGACATTGATGCATTTTTTAACACACAGAGATGTGATAAAAATGCTATAAAGAATAATGGAAACATGAGAGGTAAGTTGGAAACTAAGTGGTGAAAGAGGGGTTGCATGGGGGTGGTTCTGTTCCTTAAACTGTCATATATACAGATGGCAAAGCCTTCACAAGATGAAAAACTTCATATTCTCATtttgtgaagcagaaaaattttaattgcagtttccttttttataattACTAGcctttgtttgtatttaaaggCAAAATCTGCAACGCTACAGTCAAATTATCAGCCTGCCTCCTCTGTCAAGgtaaaatactggtttttttctatttgtaaaaagcagtgagaatggtgaaaaaagatgagattaatattttatatttagctCTTAGTATGTGCTTTTTTGTATGGTCTCTCCCTTGACTAGGAGATAAAAAATAATGTGTCTGAAGAAGTTATTTGAtagattaatctttttttctggtcttaCTAGTATTTTCTACTTTGATACTGTAGCATTTGAAGTGATTGAGAAGTATACACGTGGTATTCAATATGTGCACACAGATTGCTGACtagaattttttctgttttccttagaAACCATCATGGTGGCCCTTTGAAATTTCTCCTGGTATTTTAGCTTTTGCTATTGTATGGCCGTTTATTGCCCAGT of Aquila chrysaetos chrysaetos chromosome 3, bAquChr1.4, whole genome shotgun sequence contains these proteins:
- the ACBD5 gene encoding acyl-CoA-binding domain-containing protein 5 isoform X7 yields the protein MAETGSVHATRFEAAVKVIQSLPKNGSFQPTNEMMLKFYSFYKQATQGPCNIPRPGFWDPIGRYKWDAWSALGDMSKEEAMIAYVEEMKKILESMPMTDKVEELLQVIGPFYEIVEDKKNRGSDLTSDLSNVMNSTPNLKAVNGKAESSDSGAESEEEGLHEEEEKELQLNGKDYKNVKPESAAAKDLESIVTNGCYKDSFIPDMQNGIQTKSALNGLNLEEEIKKMEPSLEIANNSAHQGANEENTEEVSATQHLTSDSDSEVYCDSMEQLGLEEPLEIITSAKGSLKHSSHFLDVDHSLLLENTDFPRRTCMTYGNLQPGNTVEGVAQEQGEVKCGGEDGKASNGGPHKEKKGGEKADFYSVRRGRGHRLQPLGDGSQGGQMGSGGDGERWGSDRGPRGSLNEQIAVVLMRLQEDMQNVLQRLHMLEAVTASQAKSATLQSNYQPASSVKKPSWWPFEISPGILAFAIVWPFIAQWLVHVYLQRKRR